Proteins from one Oncorhynchus gorbuscha isolate QuinsamMale2020 ecotype Even-year linkage group LG18, OgorEven_v1.0, whole genome shotgun sequence genomic window:
- the LOC124003852 gene encoding mitochondrial import inner membrane translocase subunit Tim17-A-like isoform X1, protein MEEYAREPCPWRIVDDCGGAFTMGAIGGGIFQAVKGFRNSPSGMSHRLKGSMTAIKTRAPQLGGSFAVWGGLFSMIDCGLVKVREKEDPWNSITSGAMTGAILAARNGPVAMVGSAAMGGILLALIEGAGILLTRFASSQFPTGPQFAEEPAPMPAPSFGGDYRQYQ, encoded by the exons ATGGAGGAATACGCACGGGAGCCGTG TCCGTGGAGAATTGTGGATGACTGTGGAGGTGCTTTCACCATGGGGGCCATTGGAGGAGGGATCTTCCAGGCAGTCAAGGGCTTCAGAAATTCACCTTCA GGGATGAGCCACCGATTGAAAGGTAGCATGACTGCCATCAAAACCAGAGCCCCACAGTTGGGGG GTAGCTTTGCAGTATGGGGAGGACTCTTCTCCATGATTGACTGTGGGTTGGTaaaggtaagggagaaagaggacCCCTGGAACTCCATCACAAGCGGGGCCATGACTGGAGCTATCCTCGCAGCAAGAA ATGGACCTGTGGCCATGGTGGGCTCTGCAGCAATGGGAGGTATACTGTTGGCGTTGATAGAGGGTGCTGGGATCCTGCTTACTAGATTTGCTTCATCACAGTTCCCAACTG GTCCCCAGTTTGCTGAGGAGCCAGCCCCCATGCCTGCCCCTTCCTTTGGAGGAGACTACAGACAGTACCAGTGA
- the LOC124003852 gene encoding mitochondrial import inner membrane translocase subunit Tim17-A-like isoform X2, whose protein sequence is MGAIGGGIFQAVKGFRNSPSGMSHRLKGSMTAIKTRAPQLGGSFAVWGGLFSMIDCGLVKVREKEDPWNSITSGAMTGAILAARNGPVAMVGSAAMGGILLALIEGAGILLTRFASSQFPTGPQFAEEPAPMPAPSFGGDYRQYQ, encoded by the exons ATGGGGGCCATTGGAGGAGGGATCTTCCAGGCAGTCAAGGGCTTCAGAAATTCACCTTCA GGGATGAGCCACCGATTGAAAGGTAGCATGACTGCCATCAAAACCAGAGCCCCACAGTTGGGGG GTAGCTTTGCAGTATGGGGAGGACTCTTCTCCATGATTGACTGTGGGTTGGTaaaggtaagggagaaagaggacCCCTGGAACTCCATCACAAGCGGGGCCATGACTGGAGCTATCCTCGCAGCAAGAA ATGGACCTGTGGCCATGGTGGGCTCTGCAGCAATGGGAGGTATACTGTTGGCGTTGATAGAGGGTGCTGGGATCCTGCTTACTAGATTTGCTTCATCACAGTTCCCAACTG GTCCCCAGTTTGCTGAGGAGCCAGCCCCCATGCCTGCCCCTTCCTTTGGAGGAGACTACAGACAGTACCAGTGA